The stretch of DNA GCCGCCGACCGGAACACCCGCAGCACGAAATTCTACCGGGTGCTCAACGAGGTGCCGACGCTGCTGATGATCCTCATCGTGATCCTGGTGGTGGTGAAGCCGTTCTGACGGAGCCCATGATGGCCGGCATCGAGACGCAAGTTCTCTCCCTCACCCTGGCCGGCCGGTCCCTGACCCTGCCGGCCGACCGGATCGGCGAGGGCCCGCCGGCCCTGCTGCTGCCGGCGCTGTCCTCGATCGCGACCCGCGAGGAGATGCGGCCCCTGGCGGCGCGGCTGTCCGCCCGCCATCGCTGCCTGGTACCGGACTGGCCCGGCTTCGGCGCGCAACCGCGGGCCCGGGTGCCGCTTGCCCCCGACACCCTCCACGCCTTCCTCGACGCGCTTCTCGACAAGGCGCCCGGCCCCTACGCGCTGGGGGTCGCGGCCGGCCACGCCGCCGGCTACCTCGTCGCCGCGGCGGCCCGGCACCCCGGCGCCTTCGCCCGGCTGGTCCTGGTGGCGCCGACCTGGCGCGGGCCGCTGCCGACCGCGATGGGCGAGGAGCGCCGGCCGCTCTTTGCCCGCCTGCGCCGCGCGGTCGAGGCGCCCGTCCTCGGCAACCTGCTCTACCGCTTCAACGTCAGCACGCCGATCGTGTCGCGGATGATGCAGGCCCATGTCTATGCCGACCGGACCCGGGTCACCCCGGCCCTGCTCGCCGACAAGCGGCGGGTGACGCACCAGCCCCGCGCCCGCTTCGGCACCGCCGCCTTCGTCACCGGCGGCCTCGACCCGGTCCGGACGCGCGACGACTTCTTCGCCCTGTTCGGGCCCGGCCTGCCGCCGGTCCTGATGCTGCAGCCGAAGGGCGCGCCGCGCCGCTCCGGCGCCGAGATGACCGCGCTCGGCGCGTCCGGCCTCGTGCGCACCGTGGCGATCCCGGGAGCGCTCGCCGCCCACGAGGAATGCCCCGAGGCGGTCGCGGCCGCGATCCTGTCCGACGCCTGAGACGATGCGGGCGCCGCTCGCCCTCTGCCTGGCGCTCGCTGCCGGCGCCGCCGCGGCCGAGCCGGCGCCCGCTCCCTACCTGGCGGCCGGCATCCTCGATGCCGCCGCGATCCTGCCCGCCCCGCCGAAGCCCGGCAGCGCCGCCCACGAGGCCGATGCGGCGGCCTACGCGGCGACGCGGGGTCTCGCCGGCTCGCCGCGGTGGGACCTCGCCACCGCCGACGTTCCCTCCGGCGTCGCCGCGCTGCTTGCCGATTTCTCCTGCGCCGCCGGCCGGCGCCTCGATCCCGCCCGGGTGCCGGCCCTCGCCGGGCTTCTGGCCCGCGCCCGCCGCGACGTGGTGGCCCTGGTGCGCGACGCGAAGGTCCGCTTCGCCCGGCCCCGGCCGCATCTCGGCAACGATGCCCCGCTCTGCGTCGACCGCAGCGAGGCCCTCGACCGGAGCTTGTCCTACCCCTCCGGCCACGCCACCGAGGGCTGGACCGTCGGCCTCGTCCTCGCCGCCCTGATGCCGGAGCGCGCCACGGCACTGATGCGCCGCGGCCGGACCTACGGCGAGAGCCGGATCGTCTGCGGGGTGCATTGGGCGAGCGATGTCGAGGCCGGACGGCTGGCCGGCAGCGCCCTGTTCGCCGTCCTCGTCGGCGATCCCGCCTTCCGGGCCGACCTCGACCGCGCCCGGAGCGAACTCGCCGCCGTGCCTCCGGGAGCGGCGCCCGAGCCGGCCGCCTGCACGCGCGAAGAGGCGACGTGGCCCTGAGGCCACAGCCCGTCCGAAGACAGGCCCTCCATCGGGAATAGCGCTGACGACCCAAGACGTTGTCGCGCCGGCACCGCCCTCGCGGCCTGGCCGCCGAGGACGGGCTTCAACTTCCAGTCGATCAATCGCCCACAATTGGATGTGATGGTGATTGACGAATCGTTACCGCAGCGATAACGAGCCGTTGATTTTGATGACCGAATCGTTATCACTTGCATCGACGCCGATCGGGTGACCGGATCTGCTTTTCCAAGACTTGTGATCCGGTTGACCGGGTTGGATGACTGTTCCATGCACGCTGTCCGACATGATGACGGATGTGGGCTTGTCCAGGCGCGCACCATCACTGCGCTTCTTCTCGAGGATGACGACGTCGACGCCAAGCTGATCGCCCTCCAGGCGGTCGGTTTCCGGATGCTCGACATGCGCGTGCTGCGCGCCCGCTCCACCGCCGAGGCGCGCGAGCATGTCGACCGCGAGCGGATCGACCTGGCGATCCTCGACTTCTGGCTCGGCTGCGAGTCGAGCCTGCGCTTCCTCGCCGAACTGGATGCGCGGCTGCCCGGCCTGCCGGCGATCGTGCTGACCGGGCTCAGCATGCCGGACGTGCGCGAGATGTGCGCGAATGCCGGCGCCGTGCGCTTCCTCGACAAGGCCAGCCTCACCGGCGAGGCGTTCGAGGCCGCGATCCTCGGGGTGCTCGGGCCCCGCGCCTTCCGCTCACCCGCCGCCGAGCCGACCCGCTACGGGCGGCCCGGCCTCACCGTGGTATCGAACGAGAGATGTGACCGATGAACGGCCAGATCACCTATCTCAACGCCGGATCGGGCAACGAGCAGACCATGACGGAACCGGCCCAGTCCGACGCTTCGAAGTCCGACGCCTCGAACACGATCGAGAAGGTCCGCGAGCTCCTCTACGGCGAGGCGATGCGCTCGCAGGGGCGCCGGCACGAGGACCTGCGCGAGGCGGTGACCGACCTCGAGCAGCGCATGGTCCAGCGCTTCAACGAGATGCAGAAGTCGATCGACGCCCTCGCCCTGTCGCTGCGGATGGAGCAGAGCAACGCCGTGCGGGCGATCGGCGGCGCGGTGACCGAGATGGGCCGGCAGATCTCCGCCCTGGCCGACCGCAACCCGTAAGCCGCGGGCCCGATCCGGGATGAGAGCGGCGGCGGTCCAAGGTCCGGCCCAAGATGCGGCCCAAAGCTCGGCTCAGGATCCGACGGAAGACCCGGCCCTCCGCGACCTGAAGCGGCTGCTGCTGCGCGACGAGCACCGCGACCTCGCCGGCCTGCGGGCCGAGCTGGCGCGGCTCGACCGGCGGGTCGGCACCGAGGACCGGTTCAGCCGGGCGGTGGCCGACAGCCTGGTGGTCGCCCTCAAGGTCGTCGAGGTCGAGGACCACCGCGCGCTGACCGAGGTGATCGCGCCGCTCGTCGTCGCCGGCATCCGGCGCGAGATCGCCGAATCCCGCGACCTGATGGTGGAAACGCTCTACCCCATCGCCGGCCGCATGGTGGCGGCGGCGATCGCCGCGGCCTTCCGCCAGCTCTCCGACGAGATCAACGAGACCCTCAGCCGCTCGCCGCGCCGGCTGTGGCTGCGCCTGAAGGCCGTGCTGACCGGCCGGTCCTACGCCGCCCTGGTCCTGGCCGAGCTGGCGCAAGGGCGGCTCGAACGCCTGATCCTGATCGACCGCAGCACCGGCGCGGTGCTCGCCACCACGGACCGCGACGGGCGGCCCGAGGCCGATCCGGACGGCCAGCTCCACCTGATCGGCGGCCTCGTCACCGCCATCGTCGA from Methylobacterium aquaticum encodes:
- a CDS encoding response regulator, which codes for MRVLRARSTAEAREHVDRERIDLAILDFWLGCESSLRFLAELDARLPGLPAIVLTGLSMPDVREMCANAGAVRFLDKASLTGEAFEAAILGVLGPRAFRSPAAEPTRYGRPGLTVVSNERCDR
- a CDS encoding alpha/beta fold hydrolase — its product is METQVLSLTLAGRSLTLPADRIGEGPPALLLPALSSIATREEMRPLAARLSARHRCLVPDWPGFGAQPRARVPLAPDTLHAFLDALLDKAPGPYALGVAAGHAAGYLVAAAARHPGAFARLVLVAPTWRGPLPTAMGEERRPLFARLRRAVEAPVLGNLLYRFNVSTPIVSRMMQAHVYADRTRVTPALLADKRRVTHQPRARFGTAAFVTGGLDPVRTRDDFFALFGPGLPPVLMLQPKGAPRRSGAEMTALGASGLVRTVAIPGALAAHEECPEAVAAAILSDA
- a CDS encoding acid phosphatase produces the protein MRAPLALCLALAAGAAAAEPAPAPYLAAGILDAAAILPAPPKPGSAAHEADAAAYAATRGLAGSPRWDLATADVPSGVAALLADFSCAAGRRLDPARVPALAGLLARARRDVVALVRDAKVRFARPRPHLGNDAPLCVDRSEALDRSLSYPSGHATEGWTVGLVLAALMPERATALMRRGRTYGESRIVCGVHWASDVEAGRLAGSALFAVLVGDPAFRADLDRARSELAAVPPGAAPEPAACTREEATWP